The Glycine soja cultivar W05 chromosome 6, ASM419377v2, whole genome shotgun sequence genome has a window encoding:
- the LOC114416539 gene encoding uncharacterized protein LOC114416539 isoform X2, producing MTGKAMNLSHSKTVVLIWLISAFCFFTLFQMALYNSSQTPSSTSLDSPNSNTGQRSKLYDKMGRDLDEHGAAFLKHGETSQSLSLSDIFTLKDGSVTPVLKPANPPVRANVLYLSTEFSVPIAEAVKNVFNPYFDKAIWFQNSSLYHFSMFHASHHIVPVPATKEEIEAEASSVEAVVATLCPLKIVLDRVVLTSTGVLLGCWQVTSGTDPITIRAKLKNALPHAPEKQLYDAAILHTSFARLLGPPKALSPSLRMSDDVQFFHDLVDRLNSQIHGFKAVVSELWYVEEYDVLALALNGRMNTRKFRLGCSKE from the exons ATGACGGGTAAGGCTATGAACTTGAGCCATTCCAAAACGGTGGTTTTGATCTGGCTCATCTCCGCTTTCTGCTTCTTCACCTTGTTCCAAATGGCCCTCTACAACTCATCACAAACTCCTTCATCAACTTCTTTAG ATTCTCCAAATTCAAACACGGGGCAAAGATCAAAGTTGTATGACAAGATGGGGAGAGATCTGGATGAGCATGGAGCTGCTTTCCTGAAACATGGTGAAACCTCTCAGTCATTGTCTCTTTCGGATATATTCACACTGAAGGATGGATCTGTAACTCCTGTTCTGAAG CCGGCAAATCCTCCGGTGCGGGCTAATGTATTGTATTTGAGCACTGAATTCTCTGTACCTATCGC GGAGGCTgtcaaaaatgtttttaatccttattttgATAAAG CAATCTGGTTTCAGAACTCTAGTCTGTACCATTTTAGCATGTTCCATGCCTCCCACCATATTGTACCTGTACCTGCCACCAAAGAAGAG ATAGAAGCTGAAGCATCTTCTGTGGAAGCTGTTGTCGCAACACTCTGCCCTTTGAAAATTGTTTTGGATAGGGTTGTTTTGACTTCAACAGGGGTGCTCCTGGGTTGCTGGCAG GTTACCTCGGGAACAGATCCCATAACCATTCGTGCTAAGTTGAAGAATGCACTTCCACATGCACCGGAGAAGCAACTT TATGATGCTGCAATTCTCCACACGTCATTTGCAAGGCTTTTGGGTCCACCTAAAGCATTATCACCTTCG CTTAGAATGTCAGATGATGTCCAATTTTTCCATGACCTAGTTGATCGACTTAACAGTCAGATTCATGGATTCAAG GCGGTGGTGTCAGAGCTCTGGTACGTGGAGGAATATGATGTGCTAGCCCTTGCGCTAAATGGAAGAATGAACACTCGCAAATTCAGACTTGGGTGTTCAAAAGAATGA
- the LOC114416539 gene encoding uncharacterized protein LOC114416539 isoform X1, with translation MTGKAMNLSHSKTVVLIWLISAFCFFTLFQMALYNSSQTPSSTSLDSPNSNTGQRSKLYDKMGRDLDEHGAAFLKHGETSQSLSLSDIFTLKDGSVTPVLKPANPPVRANVLYLSTEFSVPIAEAVKNVFNPYFDKAIWFQNSSLYHFSMFHASHHIVPVPATKEEIEAEASSVEAVVATLCPLKIVLDRVVLTSTGVLLGCWQVTSGTDPITIRAKLKNALPHAPEKQLYDAAILHTSFARLLGPPKALSPSEQLRMSDDVQFFHDLVDRLNSQIHGFKAVVSELWYVEEYDVLALALNGRMNTRKFRLGCSKE, from the exons ATGACGGGTAAGGCTATGAACTTGAGCCATTCCAAAACGGTGGTTTTGATCTGGCTCATCTCCGCTTTCTGCTTCTTCACCTTGTTCCAAATGGCCCTCTACAACTCATCACAAACTCCTTCATCAACTTCTTTAG ATTCTCCAAATTCAAACACGGGGCAAAGATCAAAGTTGTATGACAAGATGGGGAGAGATCTGGATGAGCATGGAGCTGCTTTCCTGAAACATGGTGAAACCTCTCAGTCATTGTCTCTTTCGGATATATTCACACTGAAGGATGGATCTGTAACTCCTGTTCTGAAG CCGGCAAATCCTCCGGTGCGGGCTAATGTATTGTATTTGAGCACTGAATTCTCTGTACCTATCGC GGAGGCTgtcaaaaatgtttttaatccttattttgATAAAG CAATCTGGTTTCAGAACTCTAGTCTGTACCATTTTAGCATGTTCCATGCCTCCCACCATATTGTACCTGTACCTGCCACCAAAGAAGAG ATAGAAGCTGAAGCATCTTCTGTGGAAGCTGTTGTCGCAACACTCTGCCCTTTGAAAATTGTTTTGGATAGGGTTGTTTTGACTTCAACAGGGGTGCTCCTGGGTTGCTGGCAG GTTACCTCGGGAACAGATCCCATAACCATTCGTGCTAAGTTGAAGAATGCACTTCCACATGCACCGGAGAAGCAACTT TATGATGCTGCAATTCTCCACACGTCATTTGCAAGGCTTTTGGGTCCACCTAAAGCATTATCACCTTCG GAACAGCTTAGAATGTCAGATGATGTCCAATTTTTCCATGACCTAGTTGATCGACTTAACAGTCAGATTCATGGATTCAAG GCGGTGGTGTCAGAGCTCTGGTACGTGGAGGAATATGATGTGCTAGCCCTTGCGCTAAATGGAAGAATGAACACTCGCAAATTCAGACTTGGGTGTTCAAAAGAATGA